In Montipora foliosa isolate CH-2021 chromosome 13, ASM3666993v2, whole genome shotgun sequence, one DNA window encodes the following:
- the LOC137983427 gene encoding uncharacterized protein, translating to MMLVVLMTLFEILLVVFLMRALKLSMDQMMTVNLTRTWNQWGTVASPSQNCSDAGNLAQSGRHGSLGFMTSCRPLVGRHCPPKYAEQHTRQIHLMLQRINPDHDSLDCLVNQQASAVWKWAKPLLDSRQKRPGTIISYQTSLEKFYKFARGKQYYTDDNFILSPPTLQQIIRNSEQMTSWRAVIRKNYDTEEWRRRQKEMNTRITGEGVADIDSTEPATRALRLLKEAPKLKLSPQEFCVVRDYLVASLELQNDQHPGPLETLTMQDYEDRQTDQATGTVTVHAPCHKRSIAGPAPIAMSRSLEKKVSIYVEHVRLIFPSPDDRLFLTDSGKAFSDGTIGHRIAEFWLKTGKRSDIRMTSTPLRKMAATTILVSSEQERQLIHHHC from the coding sequence ATGATGTTGGTAGTGCTGATGACTTTGTTCGAAATTCTACTGGTAGTGTTTCTCATGAGGGCGTTGAAGTTGTCGATGGATCAGATGATGACAGTGAATTTGACGAGGACATGGAACCAGTGGGGAACAGTAGCCAGTCCATCACAGAACTGCTCAGATGCAGGAAACCTAGCACAATCAGGGAGGCATGGCTCCTTGGGTTTTATGACTTCCTGCAGACCCTTAGTGGGAAGGCACTGTCCCCCCAAATATGCAGAGCAGCACACTCGTCAAATTCACCTGATGCTCCAGCGGATCAATCCGGATCATGACTCCCTGGATTGCCTCGTAAATCAGCAGGCCAGTGCTGTTTGGAAGTGGGCTAAGCCTCTTCTGGACAGCAGGCAGAAGCGTCCAGGGACGATCATATCGTATCAGACATCACTGGAGAAATTTTACAAGTTTGCAAGGGGCAAACAGTACTACACTGATGACAACTTCATCCTCTCACCACCAACCCTGCAACAAATAATTAGAAACTCTGAGCAAATGACGTCATGGCGGGCAGTGATAAGAAAAAACTATGACACTGAGGAATGGCGCAGGAGacaaaaagaaatgaatacCCGAATAACAGGTGAAGGTGTGGCTGACATTGACAGCACAGAACCTGCCACTCGTGCCTTAAGGCTTCTTAAGGAAGCACCCAAGCTCAAACTTTCGCCACAAGAGTTCTGTGTTGTGCGGGACTATCTTGTTGCCAGTCTTGAGCTTCAGAATGACCAACATCCTGGTCCGCTAGAGACCTTGACCATGCAGGACTATGAAGATCGTCAGACCGACCAGGCAACTGGCACGGTCACAGTCCATGCACCCTGCCACAAACGATCTATTGCGGGGCCAGCTCCTATCGCCATGTCACGCTCTCTAGAGAAAAAGGTCTCCATTTATGTTGAACATGTGCGCTTGATTTTTCCATCGCCGGATGATAGACTCTTTCTCACAGACAGTGGCAAGGCTTTCAGTGATGGAACTATCGGGCATCGTATTGCCGAATTTTGGCTCAAGACTGGCAAGAGGTCAGACATAAGGATGACATCGACCCCTCTCAGGAAGATGGCTGCTACCACAATTTTGGTGTCATCAGAGCAGGAGAGGCAGCTCATCCACCACCACTGCTGA